The genomic segment CTGGTGAGACATTTTCCTTTGGGATTAAATCACTATAGGTCGATATAATCATTTACAAAAATTTTAAGCTCCAATTAGATGTGCATTATACTTGTGGATTTTTCCTCTGTTTCCACGACTTTTGTTGTTAATTGAAGTGAATACCCTTGATCGAAATAAATCCTTGCTTAAGTGATTTATGTGTTTTATAAGCTCTTTTATTGTATTCAAGTGTTGATTTAGATGAATAGTTGCTTCTATTGCTCATATCTGGTTCTTTTGAACTCAATGATTCTAGGATGCCTGTAGTCCATGAGGATGGGTTGGATGTCAAAAGGTTTGCTGATGTTCTTCGTGATGGAATCATGATCCATGCCAAGGAGCTTGCAGGTGCAAAGGCTTTGATCGATGGGAAAGTGGTAATTCCACTCAGTTCctccttttttttttggtttggcCACTCTAAATTGATCAAAAAGATGTCTGAACGTTAAATAAGAGGAAGGTGTAAACTATCAGACCGTTGAATCAGAACATCTGGAAGTTGATAACCCGTTTTAAGGATTGTAATGTAAGTGAGTCCAGATAGGATCTTCTAGATGATGAGATGCCTCTTCCCCTAGCCAGATGATCCATGAATTGGGACAAGTCCACTTAGCGCATCGCTTCCTTCCACATTTTGTCACAATATTGACACACTGAAGTACAAGTTATCATTGCAGGCTTCTTTATTTATTGATATGACCAATCTGCATTTCTGATCACTTCTAGTATTGTATGAACATGGTTTGCATATCCAATCAAATCTGAATGATATTGAGATGTAGAAGTAGAGGTCAAGAGTTTCTTCGGAACTAATTTGGTCCTTCCCAGCCAGGATAAAATAGAAAGGATAAAACTAATTTCTGCAGCTGCTGGCAAGCAAATAGCTCTGTCCTCCCCCTCTAATCCTGCAATTTATTTTTCTCCTGAGCTACTGAACGAATTTGCTTCTGAGCGTATTACGTTCTGATATTTCTTCGCCTGGACATTAGGTGACAGAAGACGAGATGTGTGCATCCGAGGGTTTTCATGAAGTGGAATTTCTTCTACCTTTGTTGCAACATAAatacatgaaatgtatgttttAGTCCTATTCTAAATTTGAATGTCATTTAAGTTATTAatgataattattatttttttggggGAAAATCAGGTAACCAAAAAGAGGTTCTTGGTCTTCTTCTCGTTGGTGGCTCTGTATGTTCTCTTGCATACTTGAATTCAAAGGAACCTATTTCGCAAGCTTTGATTGACATTAAGGTAATTCCATCTTGTCCCTATTTTGGAACATATAATCTTTGATGCTTTTATGATTGCAAACCAAAAAAAGACCATTAGATTATTCTAATGCACTTGACAAACATTATTATTGTGAGATGGACAACTTCTGTCGGCCACTTCGAAACTTTTTTCATTTGGCCTTCACATTTTTTAATTTCACAATTTTCATTATGCTCTATTTGTTCATTCATGATTCTCGCTATGATTGCTGTTTGTACAACTTATAATGATGTTAGTGGTAAAGTTCATGAAACTTACACGCATAAAGAAATGTGAAGATATAATATATCAAATTCTCTGAGTGACTAATTATGTTATCTGGATACAATGTTGTGATCTTGGGTCTTCTTGTGATCAGGAAGACATCATAAGGAGTTTGGAGAGTAGACTGGATATTATGTGCGACGAAGCTGATAGAGAATTTGAATCTGACACCAAAGATATTCAGGAAATAGACAACCATGTATCAACTGATAaatttgtgccaaatttagatCTTCAAGTGCAAAGGTACATCTTGAATCATTAAAGCAGTTTACTCATCTGTCATCTCTATCAGTTTTAAATCAGTTCCCTTTTCATCAATTAGTTGCTTAGTTCGGTGCACTCAGTTGACTAGCTTCCATTGCTAGTTAAACATCTATACATCATTCACACTGTGCGGTCATATCTTTGATTAATGGTTATTTCTTGTTTGGTCGGTATATTGTGAGTCAGAAAAAATGAGTCTATGCTATAGATTTTAGTTAATTTGGAAAGAGAAATTAAAAATGCATGATGCATCTATTGCTCTGACACATTGACCCTTTTTCTCCTGTTAGCCTTTTCTAATTTCTACCAGGCAAAATTTAAGCCTTAGCCTTTATTGTCTTATTTACTGAGTGTTGGAAATGGAAATGCCCCGAGGAATGCTGCCAGATAGGTTCATTGAAAATTTGGCAGTAGCATATGAGGCGAACCAAGTCCTAAGGTCAATCTATTTTTCGTTATCCCTTTGGTCAGATTTTAATTTCAAACTCATCCAATCTTTCGCATAACTGAATTTTTTTCGAACTGTGAGTCACATGAAGAATTTTGCTCAGTGTCACATTAAAAGTATGCCTTTGATGTTACTTATCAGAAGCAGAATTTGATTTTAGCAAAGTAAATTGGTGACAATTCATGGTCGTTGTACTCAGCACATGCTAATTTCCATCATATAATCTTTTGTACTGGCTGGCAGATTTGGGTTCTCTTAGCTGACTTTAACTGTTACTTATATGTTTTCTGACAGGAAACATTGCCATCTATCATTTCCTCGAAGAGTACTTGTTCCATGGCTTGAGGGCACTTACATATGTGACTATATTCAGACATCTGAAACAGTCGAGGTTTGTTACTTTCCTTTTTTATGAATATATAGTTTCCATAACTTGGTTTGCTGGAGCAGATGATGCTGGGTATAGTTTACAGTATCACGCACTTGTGGATATTTGAAACATGCAATAGAATACTTAGAGAACAAATATATTATTGTTTGCAAACTCAATAGATATTCCGCAAAAAATGTTTTATATAGGCAAACTCCACGCCCATAACGAGGATGTCTAGTATCTCAGTAATTGTTAATCAGTTGATTAAGTACTCTTcgttttttttatgaatgatggCTCCATTTTTAAGTCTTCATTAGGTTGCTGAGATACTCAACAATGCCATATTGGCTTAAAATCGATGGACGCTCGTCTAATGACCTTTTTCTGTTTCTTCTATTTGATTGAATATTTGTCCGGATGAAAAAATAATCATCCATCTTTGATAGAGAAGCTGTGTTAGACTTAGAGCTTTCAAAGATTCTCAAGAAATAAATTAGTTATGAAATCATTATTATGAGTTATTACTTGCTAATGATCTTAGTTTTTGAGAATGAGGCAACATCAGGTGCATAACCACGAAACTGGGTGCTCTATGGAGGAAGCTCCTTTTGCGTATAAAATCCCACTTGTATGAAGTTTTGGCATAACTTATATGCTATGTTAGTGCATATTGTTTTTGATGTGTTCAACTTTTGATATATTTGATGATTATTGCCTACTTTTTGGCGAACTACTCTTtccaacattataataaatctttaaatccatattatatcaatatatcttttgaaaaatattttttctagaTACTTCTTATGTTTAATGATAATAATGTATTGCGTTAAAATTTGATCTTTAAAAATACTTCTGTGCCagcataataaatttgaatacaCTCCAAATGAATGAAGTATTACTAGTATGTGTCGGACAATAGGTGGGGAGCTAAAACAGCCGAGTACTATATGTTTAAAtctctatttttttcttttataatttcAGGCTCTCAAAGATCATTGCAATGAGCTAATGTCTATAGAAGTTCCAACAGATGCATCGGAAATTTTAGAGCCCGAATCTGAAACTCCAATTGTGGTGGCCCCAAGTACCATATACTTTTGGAACATAGCATCTGGTTCATCATCAACTAAGCTGGATAGTTCACTCGCAAAGAATATCAGGGACAAAGCAAATGAGAAATCCAGTGATTCAGGTGATTACACCATGGTGAAGCTATCTTTGTTGATTCTTATTGTCTCTATTATACTCGGGCTAGCCGTGAATGCTCTCCGGGTCTCTTAGTTGAAGGTTTTTTTGGAAGACGGTAAAATGGGCGGTTGCTAGCTAGATTACATGAGTgctctctgttttttttttttttttttttttttgtttcgggTGTCAACCAGAACTTCCCAAGGACTTGAAGGGTACGTTATACAGATGGTTTAACTGCCAGTTAAAATGGCATTCAACGAGTGACTGGAGAGAGCTGCTCCAAGTGCACACTTTGGTGGGTCTGAAGTGTCTTGCGAGAAAGATCCATTATCTCCTGCCCCGATACTTTTTGGCTAGGTTGGGAAAAGACCTTTTTGGCAAAACCAAGCGGATATCTCGTCATTTCATCCGTAGAATTCTTATTTTTACTTTGGCTATCATCGTATTACTTCGAGCTTTAGATGGATAAAACTCATTTTGGTCCGAAAATAGAATTTGTGGGTTATTTCTTTTTGATTTACTTCAAGTCATCATGTATTTATCTACATACAGTTGCTAAAGTGTAAGTAATTATGACCGACCTTTTGAACTTGGAAGCTACATTATATTTGTTTGAGCAGTTGGAGAGTATGGGAAGTGTTAAAAACGATTAAAGTACACATCAGAAGGGTACGAACCACCCAACTATTTAAGGTGCtagtaaataaattaattaagattaGATTTTAAGCATAAGTTGTAAGTATATGCATAggcatataatatatttaagaaGAATTGTATAAATGACctaaaaatgaattaaaaaattcaaaataaatgctCAAGTAGACATACatacaaatatatattaaatcaataaattgaataaaaatatgtgaaaaatagtctaaatattatataaattaatgaaaaatgTTTATTGCCGATTACTTTTTATAGCAAATAGATGTCATCAAATTAGACCAATATTTGGTTATGTGTAGTGACTCATCTCATCTCATTTGGCCAATGAAAGTCTCATCATGTGATTAATTTTATCAGAGAAAAATCCTCTAAAATTCGTAGATTTAGAGAGAAAATGAGATAGGAATTAGAttagaaaaagaagaaaatagtAATAAATGATGAAAAATAGCAAATCGTCTCCAAAAAATTCGAACAAATTAAACAAAACCCTTTTTTCACCTAGCAATCAACGTGTATATGAGGTGCAGCAAAATCATCAATCGATTTTACCCAGAAAATCAAGGTTCACAAAGAata from the Primulina eburnea isolate SZY01 chromosome 3, ASM2296580v1, whole genome shotgun sequence genome contains:
- the LOC140827590 gene encoding uncharacterized protein, producing MVRAVVGDEQQLKLAENRLTGSGLPSQVGLVIGKLSPKLDKGFVYDLVPTPPNDTGDPPCSVIGGAGENDRNKKKNSFKSKSQAEASALFIDIDWVSEHARQVSRMLLGGMKVVGIYIWVNEISFKNSITTLCQTVKGVAAAASSITTDQNERLLIHISYSPMRWTCRNCSLADNVTASCLRPCDFKMGKVLGSLQTFRCTYSFDVRMPVVHEDGLDVKRFADVLRDGIMIHAKELAGAKALIDGKVVTEDEMCASEGFHEVEFLLPLLQHKYMKCNQKEVLGLLLVGGSVCSLAYLNSKEPISQALIDIKEDIIRSLESRLDIMCDEADREFESDTKDIQEIDNHVSTDKFVPNLDLQVQRKHCHLSFPRRVLVPWLEGTYICDYIQTSETVEALKDHCNELMSIEVPTDASEILEPESETPIVVAPSTIYFWNIASGSSSTKLDSSLAKNIRDKANEKSSDSGDYTMVKLSLLILIVSIILGLAVNALRVS